A window of Seriola aureovittata isolate HTS-2021-v1 ecotype China chromosome 17, ASM2101889v1, whole genome shotgun sequence genomic DNA:
ACTTTTTAgccagttttaagccacagtTTTGCGATACATTTTTAGATCTTCGTCATTTtcaaatacatatattttaacTAGATGAAGTtttttagtcatcggacgtctggatcttaagttatcagagaaagaagctgagtaaatgttagacagctcagctcccagctgctgtaGACGTCCTGTGACCGCCGAACACCTGGTAATCACCTGGTAATCACCTGGTAATCACCTggcctgtttgttttggagaggagacGAGCTCTGTGAATAAAATCGGCTTCTGAACGGTTGACACTGAAGTAATCCAAACTtccatgatcccatgctactggcgtttttttttttttaatctatgcTGTCcattgatgtttttggacacaCGCaggtctcttcttctctctacCTGTGGAGCTAACTTCATATATAGCCTCGTTTAGCATCAACATTGCCTCTAACTACCGTTTCTCAGTGGGGTATGTGTCTCATCTCTCAAAGGTGGTTACATACATATTCACCATTTAACAGTAACTTTATTGGTTTCcaacaaacctttttttttttttttttatctcaaaatACTAAAAATGTGTATAGAAGCTATTAGGACATTGTGGACAGGTGTTTTCTATCCAGTTCATGCATGTGCACCGTGACTGTTTGTCAATGGGAAACCTATCCATACAGACAAGATATTTAAAGACAGTTATATCAGTATTTGTTGTTGCTCTGGGAGAACTggtgttacatttttttcatattctccGTCATGGTTGAGAGCAGCTTCTCTCTGTAATTCAGTGGATCAGTGAGAGGATTTTCCCATTTTTGTTCAAAACAGAAGAGTGGAGCTACAAAGCTAAGCGGGCTAGCATGGAGGCACAGTGTCAAAATCACAGCAGACACATTCCAGCTCATAAGACTGAGGTAGACTTACCTTGAAGGCAATCTTCTGCCCCACCTGTGGAGGGGCTGCTAGCAGGGGCATAGAGCTGTAGTCCTGTTTGGGGGCACTTTCTGCTCCATTCTAcattcagacacacatgcaAGACACCACAAGATTATTGATCCTGATCCCTTTTCATACACAGTATTTCACAATGGACACAACCAATAATTAATACCAATGTTATTGTCCTGCCAATAAGGAAATAATGTGATGGAGGCAAGACTTATGTAAATACCATTCTCAGATTTCATTTAAGTAATCAACCACATGCTAAAGCCCTCCCCTGTATAGCGCTTGTCCAATCATAGCTTAGAAACCGACCCAGCCTGTTAAGCTTTGGATTTCTTCACAAGCTACAGAGGTATACTTGAGATTGTCATAAGAGCAATACCTCATATAcaaatagtctttttttttgcttttccaaAACCCAAAAGTGTAACGAATAGACAATAATTTGTCTTCTCAAACGTAAACTGTAAACATTCGTATATTCAGCTAAGAGAATAAAAGACTGATCTTACATTTGTCCTTATTATACAATGCTAGAACTTACTACTCTACTgaagaaaaatactgttttatttatttttatttccatgtcttttacATGGATCATAATCTGGATGCTGACATTTTCCCTGCTGCATGAAGCTTTAGCCTGTTTTAGCACAATATCATTTAAACAGCCATCAAGTCcatatttaattcattcaatTCGTTTTAAAACGACTCAACTTGAAACATTAAAGAGTACACTATTTGTAAAAATGGTAAATCTGGCACCAGTCATtataaacaatacatttaacATGTGAGAACAGACAGGATGTAGCAACCGTAACTAAGTGGGGCTGTGCTTAACGAACAATCAATTAATACATCTCTCATGACAAGTAATAGTTTGATTTAATTCCTTTAAACCATCGGTCCATGCATTTTTGCCTATGGGAGACACTTGAGGATACAGTTAGGGTGGTGTAATACTGAACTAATAAGAAGTATTTAAGTCAAAGTTTTTGTGTCCTACAGTGTTACGCTACTTCCTCGTCATTAAATCACAGACATATACTTGAAGgtgcagacacatgcagactgACCTGGATGACCACTGATGTGTTGGTCAGCGAATCGGTCTGGTAGCTCGGTTCCTTGGCTCCATTATAGCTGAACTCAAAGCTGTCAGCTTGCCCTCTGATGAACCCTCTACCTCTTCCCCTCCCCCTATCTCCAGGACCACCACGCCTGGGTCCTCTCTGGCTGCAGCCCCTCCAAGACGGCTGCCTACCCAGACCGCGTCCTGACTGCTGCAGCGGTTTGCGGATCACCAGCTCGATCTCTTCACTGTCTGAGTTACCAGGCTCCGCTGATTTGTCATCAGGAGGCGTTGCTGTGCTGGTCGCCTGTTTCTCTGCACAGCTGGTGGACTGCAGGACAGGAGGAGCCTGATGAGATTTTGAGTTGTCGTTTATTCTGCTTTTTGGAGACGCAGAGGTTAAAGGCTTGTTTTTCggtgggatttttacattggGGGCCTCATCGGAGGAGGAGTCTGTTtctgaggaggatgaggagggagggtgtgatTTAGTCTGGGTGGGTTTGGTGTGTGGAGGTGCCTTGGAAGCAGCAGGGGTGGACGAGGGTGTCTTGGGTGCTGGTTTTCGCACAGGTGGCTTTTTGGGAGCTTTGTCTTCCTCACCACTGCTGCTACTGGAATCTGAAGAGgagacactgtgtgtttttgctggtGCCACCAGGGGCTTCTTGGTGCTTTTAACCGGCTGGGTCACACtagttggggtttttttgttagACACAGCTGGTTTGGggggagcagcaggagcagcagtttCCTCtgccttcttcctcttcttctttgtgtgcTTTCCTTGTGACGTTTTATTCGTCTCTTCACCTGAAGACAGTTTGCCATCCCCCTCCAGACTCTCCTTGctatgttttttcctcttcttttccttccatTGCACGCTCACTCCATTTCCTTCCGGCCCATCTTCCTCTGTgggtctctgtctctttctgcagTTTTTACTTGATGTAtctgaacagctgctgctgtgcccATTCACCTGAACCACGGAGTCCACTTTCACCCTGGAAAACAGCAACACATCATGTGAACAATTTCCAAAACACAAGTCAGTGTTGAGTGTcgacatgtaaacatgtttatttctgctgtaaagttggacattttaacgtgggagtctatggggattgactcatcTCAAGTGACCATTCAAGGAAAAATCAAGCTTAGcttgatgtaaatgtaaaatacatcacaaataaaaaaaaaaatctgatttattaTCTAGATCATGAATGTTAATCCAAAattaaaagcaggaaaaattattctgtaaatgaaaacattaattttaaacagAAAACGGAAACTTGCAACCAAAGCGCCTGTCATATCATCATCTATGTTCTAAATATTGTATAAAACAGATGATTTGTATTCTCTGATCATTTCAGTGTCTTTATCTTCtttgctctctgtcttcaggTTTTGGTCTCAGTTCTCTATCTCGCTGCTTGACCCTGTTTTGATGTGGTGGTGGGCTTAGTGCCTTTTGGCCACCTAGAAAATGATTGACAGTTCGTGTCCATGCAACATGTACAACGTTTGTCACCATCATGAGGAAACTCTTGAGATTGTTGTGTGTAAACACATAGCCTGCTTAAGCTCCCATTAAGTACAGTGCCTATAGCAGACTGTGTTATACGTTGATTCATTTGACTAAACACAACTTTAGGATTTCCTGCAGCCTGTTAAAGTAGAGCCATGCTGCCTCGCCTGATATAAGGAGCATTTACACAAAGGtcagaaaaaacattaaatatataaataaaacatgtaaaattaataaatatattagcATTAAAGGAAAACTAGCAGGTTGTAAATCACACAGCTTAAGTCACATGTTTAAGGAATGGGTCAGCAGGTGACACTGACTGATCACCTAAGTTTTTAAAAGCAGGTGGGGATGAGAGAGGAAAATCAGGATGAAGTTAGTCTGATAATCACCAGCCAGACAACAACCCTCCGGGAAAACTATGCTGTGAGGTGATGTCACTTTAGTGTCCACTCTCAGTTTTACAGGATCATTGACACACTGGCCAAGTAACACTTTACCCATACACAATCACTACAAGGCGAATAAATGTAAAGCAATGAACAGATTTTTCTGAGCATTTTGATCTGCAGTTCCTTGATATTGCCCTTTGATatcataaatattcatttaaagttGGGTATTGAAAAGCTATAAGTAGCTGAGTATTAACAGACTGATACAGCCACCACTTCTGCTGACCAGTCTTAAGGGGGAAACTTTAGTTAGGTACTAATATGCACCAATCAAGGACAATACACAGtgtttgctttttgcttttattgacaactttttatttttttggttttattgatttttactgaTCGCCTTATATGACCTGTATGTTTAATTTTGCTGCCTTTTGTTTAGAAAAGTGCTCTATTAATAAAgattattaatactgtaaactaaaataataaaggtCTTAGAGCCCCATACATCTGCAGGTGAGTTAGAGTCACCACAGACACCCCTGCACTCAAAGTGCAGCCCAGAAAAGGTCAAAGCACGCGCACCTGACGCTGTCGTTGTCCCGCACCACGAAGATGCTCTCAGTGTGCGGCAGGTAGCAATCTTCTATGAAGAGGTTTAGGATGCTCCTCGAGCTGAACTCAAACTTCTCTCTGACGACGCTCTCCAGATCTGCCACCACGCGACATTTGTTCAGGTCCACGAGCAGCCAGCACATGCGACAGTCAACGACAGCCGGCGGTGGATAGTCAAAGTGTAGGCGCACACGGATACAATTATTACTATTAGCAGCCATGACACCGGGAGCATCAAACCTCACGCCAAACACGCTACCGGTGTTCCGCCAGCAAAACCAAGGACAATACTTCCGGTCGGGTTCTTTCAGAATAAGAGCGTTTAAATACacgataaaagaaaaatactctTTCAATTCTGCTCTTCAACCAATTTAACACTCACATCAAGACTTATAACACCACACTAACATACGTAGATGTTTCAAGCAGGCCTTCAAAAAATAAAGTATTAGCATTAGAATGAAGTACCGTCTGTAAAGTCTTTCAGTGCTGCCtgacacaaaatattaatttacagCAATGCCACATGTTTAGATCCCAGTCTTGGTAGAGAAATCATGATGGACCCTTTAAATTTCAGTAAAATTATTGGATGCAGCCAAAATAATTGTGCATTTGGGCAGCCAGCATTCTCAATTCACAACTCGGTGGCATggtcttattttttattttttttattttattacattacaatTTTGATCTCAATCGTTGATggttttgatgatgattttacacatatgtataaaataaaataaatatgccTTTATGTTGAAGGATAAATGCCTTACCGGAAGTTTTCACTTCACGTGGCCAGTGTCCTCTTTAAAGTCAACCCATTCACAACACTGCCCTCTGTTGTGGTGGAGGTAGGTCTTCCCATTCATTCATcacaaaataagaaattttCAAGGACAACCAGGGAACCCCCAAACCTGTATTAAactattaactattattatttatcataattTAAACTAGTTTAAATTCACAGTTTATTcgtgtatttatttgttatgcttaaattaactttttgttttatatatttttgcattatATATTTCGATTTTCTTTCCCTTTAATTAGGTTGATGGCACAATAACACTTTGCAAAGTTAACTTTAAAACTGTGGgatagaagagaaaaaaaaaacatgacgtCGGTCAGCTGACTCCAGATGTGGTCATGTGATTACTCATAGCAATAAAGCGGTGCGGTACAGCACAGCGCCAGCCACAACTCTGCGCTTCAACAATGGGCCTGGCAGAAACAACCAGTCTGTTTCTTTTGCTCGGTATCATCGTCAGTAAAGGTAAGACGTACAGCCTGAGGAAACACGTGCTTAAATGTAACAATTTCTAGCCAGACAGAGTCACACGCAACAAGTAAACACATGTTATTTCACGCCTTGACTCAGCTGACTGCAAAATGAAACTAACGTTTTGTTTACGCTGTTAATTTACAGTTGAATCTCACGCCTGCTGTGAGTTAGAGACGGCCGGTGCTGGGTTAGGGATGGGATAAGAGTAGGTTCAGGTTAAGATAAGGAGAAGCACAACATCGGTGGAGTGAGTTTGCTGACACTGGGTTTGGGGAAACGCTGAGATTTCAGTTCCAGATAGTTAACTTGAACCCTGAGTTTCTCTTtgcctcctctgtctgacacacggtttatttcctctttcataCAGTCGATATCAAAGTCCTTATTGCAGAAGTTTATGTCGAGAGAAGAAGATCGAAAAAATGTTTATCTCTACTAACGTTAGAAATATTACACATCATGGCTTCATCCTCAGCGCAGAATAAAATCTACTGTCAGGCATTTTTGACACTGAATCTGTGGACATTACTGTTGTCAGTCACTGCTCCTGCTCTGAAAAGTTTACCCTACATTACTGTAGTAATtcctgtaaataataattaacaataaGTCTGCGTGAAGATGCACTTCGTACTGCTATTTTCTCGCTCCACTACTCCACTGCTCTAGATAGCAAAATGAATCTGGCCTACATTTGGCcaaaatgcttgttttcttctggacCAGGATACGGCCGTTTCCACtgcccaaatctggcccacagacagcatgactgtcagatgctacttccacatctggaccaattctggcacacAGACTCTTCCGGATGTCAGTGATTGACAGGCTGAACCCAATTGTGGAAGTACATGAGTCTGGTCGAAGAACCAGGAATATGTTGGTTTCATTTTGCTGTCTGCGAATGTGAATCGTAGAATCAAAGCTCCATTGAAGAtgacttcttttctttcaacatACGTGCACTTAACTCAGAGTGAACATATTCAGGGTTGATTGAACTACCTGGACCTGAAAACTTCCCCTCTCAGGTTTAGTTAACTCAGAGTTCAGGCTCAGGTTCAGAATCTGTTAAATCTTCTTTCTGGAATAGGCCCATATATTGTTTTGCTATTTAGCAGACTCGTTATGTAAGTGACACTGTAACTGAATACCAAGCTATAACACAACATTGAACCCTATGCAGGGCTCTCCAGTCCCCTGGCCGGCAAAGAAGCCTGGGACTATGTGGAGGTGAGAGACGGGGCCCACATGTTCTGGTGGCTTTATTATGCTGACAGCCAGTCTTCTGGATACATGGACCTGCCTCTGGTCATGTGGCTGCAGGTAAGACACGATTAGGTCCACTGACTTCTACTTCTGACAACTTCAACATCAAAGGACCACACcatgtttctgcatgtgttCACTCTTGTACAACGAATCACAGATGCTGGGGATGATTTTCCAAAGCATGTTATTTGATGTCTGTTTCTCAATGTGTTTCTCCACAACTCCCAGTAGAGATTGTGGAGTTGGGCAATACTTTGTAGTGAACTCCATATCTGCTTGTATTATCAGTTTACTCAGAATGGGGATCAATATACGGTCATTGAAAAATTGGTGATTGGAAATGACCACAGCTTACAAATTTATAATGAAGCCAGTGTTGCACACTTAGAACATAGTTTGACAGACTTGGGTATTTACCAGGCATTTAACAAAAGATGCAAAGGGTCTCTCATCAGGTTCTGCTGCCTCAGTTTTGaccattcttcttcttttaatttgttcaaATTGCAGCTGCAAGTCCAACTTTATAGAAATGCACcatcaaaatgccaaaatactGAGGCAGGTTTTAAGTCtctgcaagttgattttcatatCATTACGAATATGAAAGAAATATCGAAACAAGAAGATgcatttaaaagtcaaaaaacactTGTTTGCCTTTTTGAAAATGGTCACCAGTAATGcacattcagaaacattttctgtttcaacaAGTTGAGTTATAACACACAGGAGTCTGAGTCACATCCACCAGTTAACTTAAAAACAAGCCTTCGGTGATGAGGCTGAATGAGTAACAGCCttgttgcttctttttttaactgcagAAGGAGGAACTAACTAACTAAGCAGTTAGGAGCCAGCCCTcctaaaattttaaaaatataaacgGCAAATCCATTACAATTATGTAAAAGCTTGACGACTCCTGGACACGTCGCATATTAAGTTGAAGTAAAGTCAATCCCTGCATCAAAATGGCCATTTAAGATAACGGTTTCTTCAAATGTCAATgtactttaaaaacaaattaactaGTAGTGCCAAGTATAACACTCAGAACTTCATTAACTCATCACACtaaatgacaaataattaagcaatatcacacaaGAAGGAGTGATGTCACAGCCTCTGTCATCCAATATAGATAACGACCGTTAAAGTGGTGCTGACTCATGGTTAATGGAACACCTGTAGAGCGAAGTCATACAGGTAGTTAAAAGTCCCggtgctgttgtactctatatcagcGCTCATGGAGTtactctcgtccaatcaaattacttggttggAACTAATTGTTGTATAATAGATTTTATCAGGTTATATCTATctaacattttaaacatcagtTATTGGATTTTGTTAGGCAACACAtttgaagaggagagaaggctAAACACGACAATCCATGTTCTACCATCAGGAGCTCggtctattttattttatttttatgatgtcACATTTCACACTAATGGATTTGGACTCACAACCCATATTAGATGAAACCACGCCCACTTCCATATGGAGCGAGCCTCAACAGAACGGCCGAAGCCCTAACCGTAAACAATATGGAAGAGAGTGTGGTTTCATCTAAACTGACCTCCTCCATAGGTCCAGTTATTTAGCCTGCCAGATATATTTCAGGTGTCAGTGATACATCTCTTGGAAGTTTCACAACTGCACAAACAGGGTGTACGTGGACGAGTCATCAGAAGTAAACCTTACCTGTGACCTCATCACTGAAGTCCGTGTTTAACATAATAAGCAacatctggatttttttttttttttttgtatataatGTCTATTtgctgtatttctttcttttcacttcaaaaatcaattaaatatgtaatttgtcCATACGTAGCCAAACCCCATAACACTCAATATATAACGTTTGCTGTATTAAACAGCACCTCTGCTCTTAGTGTTTGAACATGATGAGGATGTGTCCATGTGTCTTCAGGGTGGACCAGGAGGATCAGGAAGTGGCTTTGGGAACTTTGAGGAGATTGGTCCTTTGGACAGGGACCTTAAGCCCAGGAAGACCAGCTGGGTAAGATGATGATGTCCAAGGTTTTAATGTAATTGGCCATTTTTGTTCAACCAGCTGTTCATGGATCAGTTTCTGGAGCACTGATGAActcaaaatataacaataaGTAATGTGCAATTTGTCTAAACTGCCCTGGAGTATGGAGGACAATCCATTCAGAGGTGTTCATCAAAGGCTTTTAATACGTCATTAAAACCACCGATTATTCCCTTTTGTAAGTGGAATGTTTTGTATTGTAACTGTCACTCCACGCAATGTGAATGTTGAAATGCaggttaacatgctgatgtggtgtgtgtgtgtgtgtgtgtgtgtgtgtgtgtgtgtgtgttggctgtttCAGGTTCAGGCAGCCAGTGTGTTATTTGTAGACAACCCTGTGGGCACCGGCTTCAGCTACACTGACAGGCCTGACGTGTATGCGACCAACGTGGCCACGGTGGCCTCAGACATGCTGGTGCTGCTCAAACAGTTCTTCACAGCGAGGGATGAGTTCCAGGTATTTtactcatttacatttactcacgtACTCGGGTATGACGGCCGGGCGCTGTGGTGGCCTGAGATCCACAGGCgtctttttacttttcagtggCATTATCTGCTTTAACAAGCTTAGTATAGAATAAATTATTGAGCTTGTCCAAAGTCAATTAATTGTACTAATtaactaaataataattttcaaaGTAGCCGTTTCTGTTGAGACTTGTGTTGCAGACTTTATCACCTGTCAGACAGTTGGGACACTTGCTCCATTTTTGTAGCCAATAATTTCATCACTATTCTCAGTATTACTTCTGGTATATTCAGATGGAAAattgtaaattaaacaaaatttgattaaataaaaaagtgtacCCATAATTCCCTCCAAAGTTGTTGGATATTTTTTTGCTGATTCACATCTTTGAATTATAGGGCTGTGTGCCTGTCTTGTCTCCTGTTTTTCCATATTGGGATGACCTGTGCATTGTCTTTGTACGAGCGTGTTCTCGGTGTTGACCCAGCTCTTCTCACAGTGGTTGCAGGCGATGAATGaattgtaaaaatgtatcagCTGACAGcttgaaaacaatgtgacaatgtgaaacAGTCGCTCATAGTggtgaacctacagagaatctGCTTTTAAGGAACttttatagtgagtttcagctcattgtttagctgtgtgttttggtttacTCCCACCAGTCTCATAGCgttgttttcagccacagcagctgcCGGCTTTACATGACCTGCTCAGTACAGCAGACAGAcgcagtcagagagcagctggtggagaccaaacgcAGAGCTAAAActgagggaacactggacttaTTTGTTGAGTGGCCAGAAATACAGCTCCAAACGAATAATGATGTTGCACAATAACTGCCAACTGCTTGCTAACAAACTAACATATCAACTTGTGCGGATGTGTCACTGTTTCTGCTACCACATGCGTATATACAGTACTGTAAATACCACTGATAGATTTGAACTGATGGTTGCTTTATTCTCTGCAGAACGTCCCCTTCTACATCTTCTCTGAGTCGTATGGGGGCAAGATGGCGGCTGCGATCTCCATGGAGCTTGTCAAAGTGAGTTCACTGCTCCATGAGTCTGACAGCAGAGTGTTAACTTCTTTACAACGTCCCCTTCAGGTTCACGTGAGCTCACTGGCAACGGAAATTCCCCACTGTCAAACAGCTGTCATGTGATGGATGAGTGGGCAGGAAAACAACCAGacattaaaatagtttttctacAGAGGTAATAAACTTCAGTGTTTATTGTAGGCCAGGTTACAAACAGAATAATACAACAAAGCAAATATAATCTTTCTcgaaacaaatattaaaatattttgtcagttttatgtgaatGTTTTAAGTGGAAGTTCAAAAGTAAAGTAGCATaactcctttttattttaactttatctttcctgtttttatttttcattttaatgagaaaatagagtgacacagctgctgcatTATGGTTTACAGAGGTGTATACATGTTTCAGCTGTCTGAAAATAAGATGGATTACATGTATTTCCTTGACTATAACTATGGACATTAAGCTTCAGCAGCCCACCATCTATCACCTCAGTAACTCATCAGTCTGATGGAGTAACTACTCTGGAGCTCTGGTTGTAACCTGGTTTTGATTTTCATATTTCCTAGAGAAAGATTTTGAAAGACTTTGGAGAATATGAACTCTCACTTCAACACAAGAAAATCTAATCAGCAGACTGTGCTTGAatattcacctgtttgatttAGATGACAGTTTTAAATTgagatgaaa
This region includes:
- the coil gene encoding coilin, which translates into the protein MAANSNNCIRVRLHFDYPPPAVVDCRMCWLLVDLNKCRVVADLESVVREKFEFSSRSILNLFIEDCYLPHTESIFVVRDNDSVRVKVDSVVQVNGHSSSCSDTSSKNCRKRQRPTEEDGPEGNGVSVQWKEKKRKKHSKESLEGDGKLSSGEETNKTSQGKHTKKKRKKAEETAAPAAPPKPAVSNKKTPTSVTQPVKSTKKPLVAPAKTHSVSSSDSSSSSGEEDKAPKKPPVRKPAPKTPSSTPAASKAPPHTKPTQTKSHPPSSSSSETDSSSDEAPNVKIPPKNKPLTSASPKSRINDNSKSHQAPPVLQSTSCAEKQATSTATPPDDKSAEPGNSDSEEIELVIRKPLQQSGRGLGRQPSWRGCSQRGPRRGGPGDRGRGRGRGFIRGQADSFEFSYNGAKEPSYQTDSLTNTSVVIQNGAESAPKQDYSSMPLLAAPPQVGQKIAFKLLELGENYTPEISEYKEGKIVSFDPTSKQIELELLHVSQAPVGPGKFDLVYQDADGSERVEYAVSRGAWVTERWDSLLEPRLVI